One region of Arvicola amphibius chromosome 3, mArvAmp1.2, whole genome shotgun sequence genomic DNA includes:
- the LOC119809957 gene encoding olfactory receptor 7D4-like: MGKENHTDVSQFLLLGLSGDPKFQPILFGIFLFMYLVTVLGNLLIILAVSSDSHLYTPMYFFLTNLSFVDICFTSTTIPKMLVNIQTKNRNISYIQCLTQVYFFMVFAGMDNFPLTVMAFDRFVAICHPLNYTVIMNPQFCGFLVLMCWIIILPVSMLHSLLMKQLTFSMGTEIPHFFCELAQVLRVASSDTLINNILLYIATALFCVFPVTGIIFSYSHIVSALLKMSSAISKSKAFSACGSHLCVVCLFYGTALGVYLSSAGTHSSQGSTVASVMYTVVTPMLNPFIYSLRNKDVMGALVRLLRAGSCP; this comes from the coding sequence atgggaaaagaaaaccacacagatgTATCACAATTCCTCCTACTGGGCCTCTCAGGTGATCCTAAATTTCAGCCTATTCTCTTTGGCATCTTTTTGTTTATGTATCTGGTCACAGTGCTTGGGAACCTGCTCATCATTCTGGCTGTCAGCTCTGACTCCCACCTCTACACtcccatgtatttcttccttaCCAACCTATCCTTTGTTGACATCTGTTTTACCTCTACCACTATCCCAAAGATGCTGGTGAACAtccaaacaaagaacagaaatatcAGCTACATACAGTGCCTCACTCAAgtatatttttttatggtttttgcaGGAATGGATAATTTCCCACTGACTGTAATGGCCTTTGACCGATTTGTGGCCATCTGTCACCCCTTAAACTACACAGTCATCATGAACCCTCAGTTCTGTGGCTTCCTTGTTCTGATGTGCTGGATCATCATTTTACCAGTTTCCATGCTTCATAGCCTATTAATGAAACAACTGACCTTTTCCATGGGCACAGAAATTCCACATTTCTTCTGTGAATTAGCTCAGGTTCTTAGGGTAGCAAGCTCTGATACTCTCATTAATAATATCTTGTTGTATATAGCTACTGCCTTATTCTGCGTGTTTCCTGTCACTGGCATCATCTTCTCTTATTCTCACATTGTCTCTGCTTTATTGAAGATGTCTTCTGCAATAAGCAAGTCTAAAGCCTTTTCAGCCTGTGGGTCTCACCTCTGTGTGGTGTGCTTATTTTATGGAACAGCACTTGGGGTTTACCTCAGTTCTGCTGGGACCCATTCTTCTCAAGGAAGCACTGTAGCCTCAGTAATGTACACTGTGGTCACCCCCATGCTCAACCCcttcatctacagcctgaggaacaaagATGTGATGGGGGCTCTGGTAAGACTCCTTAGAGCAGGTTCTTGTCCCTAA
- the LOC119809778 gene encoding olfactory receptor 7G2-like, with the protein MQFTNQTATIEFLLLGLSDCPELQPILFGLFLVMYLVTFLGNLLITLTISSDFRLHTPMYSLLSHLSLADICISSATVPKMLWNIQARDQRISYTGCLTQACSVLIFAELENCLLAAMAYDRYVAICHTLRYTVIMNPLFCTLLILVSLIISVVNALLLSLMVLRLTFCTDLEIPHFFCELAQIIKLACSDTLINKILIYIAAILFGGVPFLGIFLSYIEIVSSVFKIPSVKGRYKAFSTCGSHLSVVSLFYGSGLGVYISSAVTESPRKTAVASVMYSTVTQMLNPFIYSLRNRDI; encoded by the coding sequence ATGCAATTTACGAATCAAACAGCGACAATAGAATTTCTGCTCTTGGGCCTTTCAGATTGTCCAGAATTacaacccattctctttggactATTCCTGGTTATGTACCTCGTCACATTTCTTGGGAACCTGCTCATCACCCTGACCATCAGTTCAGATTTCCGTCTCCATACACCCATGTACTCTTTACTCTCCCACCTATCCTTGGCTGACATCTGTATAAGCTCAGCCACAGTACCGAAGATGCTTTGGAATATCCAGGCACGAGATCAGAGAATATCATACACAGGCTGCCTCACTCAGGCTTGCTCCGTCTTGATTTTTGCTGAATTAGAAAATTGTTTGCTTGCAGCAATGGCTTATGATCGCTATGTGGCGATTTGCCACACTCTAAGGTACACAGTTATCATGAATCCGCTCTTCTGCACGCTGCTCATTCTAGTCTCACTAATCATTAGTGTTGTGAATGCACTACTGCTTAGTCTCATGGTGCTGCGGCTGACTTTCTGCACAGACTTGGAAATCCCCCACTTCTTCTGTGAACTTGCTCAGATCATAAAGCTTGCATGCTCTGACACGCTTATCAATAAGATTTTGATTTATATTGCAGCTATCCTATTTGGCGGTGTTCCTTTCTTAGGAATTTTTCTGTCTTATATTGAAATTGTCTCATCTGTTTTCAAAATCCCATCAGTGAAAGGACGGTATAAAGCTTTTTCCACTTGTGGGTCTCACCTGTCAgttgtttccttgttttatggGTCAGGTTTAGGAGTGTATATTAGCTCTGCAGTTACAGAATCTCCCAGGAAGACAGCAGTGGCTTCAGTAATGTATTCCACCGTCACTCAGATGCTGAACCCATTTATCTACAGTCTGAGGAACAGGGACATATAG